From Persicobacter psychrovividus, one genomic window encodes:
- a CDS encoding response regulator, whose protein sequence is MVKILVVEDEHHIRENLVDFLTFKKYQVAGAANGIEGLELYDSFKPDLVICDVMMPQMDGYEFLNVLRNEKKHHHIPFLFLTAKASRQDFREGMNAGADDFITKPFTFQEVEEAIESRMNQKIHRVNSLKAQLDDLRINLEKISDQGDDGTGTVGELKGQIEELNNVLGKKNQQIEDVSFIASHKVRAPLCNILGLLDLAKEEEIMLDDEFVDLIKHSARVLDESIHQLNDRIHHVVETINEGDLESIKSIFLIDDDPFQHKINARILSKNLTDIDIKTFLDPMDALQAFKVEAPDLMLLDINMPEMNGWQFLDHLLELPHPKKTRIFMLSSSIDTNDEKKAFRYDIVQGFINKPLSKAHIGKLFTKADIKA, encoded by the coding sequence ATGGTAAAAATTTTAGTCGTTGAAGACGAACATCACATTCGTGAAAACCTGGTCGATTTTTTGACTTTTAAAAAATACCAAGTCGCTGGTGCTGCCAATGGTATTGAGGGCTTGGAGTTGTACGATTCATTTAAGCCAGACTTGGTCATTTGTGATGTGATGATGCCTCAGATGGATGGCTATGAGTTCCTTAATGTACTTCGGAACGAGAAAAAACATCACCATATTCCTTTTCTGTTTCTTACCGCCAAAGCGAGCCGTCAGGATTTTCGAGAGGGGATGAATGCAGGAGCGGATGATTTTATTACCAAGCCTTTTACCTTTCAGGAAGTCGAAGAGGCAATTGAAAGTCGAATGAATCAAAAGATTCATCGGGTAAATTCCCTGAAAGCGCAGTTGGATGATCTGAGAATAAATCTTGAGAAAATTTCTGATCAGGGAGATGATGGTACAGGAACTGTTGGCGAGTTAAAGGGACAAATCGAAGAACTCAATAATGTGCTCGGGAAGAAGAATCAACAAATTGAGGACGTTTCTTTTATTGCGAGTCATAAGGTTCGAGCTCCTTTATGTAACATTCTTGGTTTGCTCGATCTGGCAAAAGAAGAAGAAATTATGCTTGATGATGAATTTGTAGATTTAATCAAGCATTCTGCAAGAGTATTGGATGAATCTATTCATCAGTTGAATGATCGCATTCACCATGTAGTAGAAACCATCAATGAAGGGGATCTGGAATCTATTAAGTCTATATTTTTAATTGATGACGATCCTTTTCAGCATAAAATCAATGCAAGAATTTTATCCAAAAACCTGACGGATATCGATATTAAAACTTTCCTTGATCCCATGGATGCTTTACAGGCATTTAAGGTTGAGGCGCCAGATTTAATGTTACTTGATATTAATATGCCTGAAATGAATGGTTGGCAGTTTTTGGACCACTTACTGGAATTGCCTCACCCGAAAAAAACAAGGATATTTATGCTCTCCTCATCCATTGATACCAATGATGAGAAGAAAGCTTTCCGATATGATATTGTTCAGGGTTTTATCAATAAACCTTTGTCCAAGGCACATATCGGAAAACTGTTTACCAAAGCAGATATTAAAGCATAG